The DNA segment tttttcgttgcttGCACAGTTGTATGgaacactttttgaaaataattttgtaaaacaaaatgtaatgtaataccataaactaaaattgtttttagaagtttttagctatttatttttgtttgggtCAAATACAAGTTTGAAATACAAATGTGAGCAGTCGgtccgcaaaaatatttttttcgtcgaggcaaattgacaaaaaaaagagTAATAATATAAAAGTGTGTAATCGGtccgcaaaaaatattttttcgtagcggcaaattataaaaagattaaaaattataaaaatttgcaattttcagtAGTTGCCACCCATTtactctttaaaaaagtaacaaagaAAGCTTTagattaatttcgaattttcttcGACATCAAGTTTCACATGCGACTGCTTACTTTTAGCTCtgttataaagaatataaaGTCGTAATCAGATTACTGGATGCCACTTAGCcgtgtgtatttttattgtttaacacTATTTCCCCTCTTATACAATTTAACCCCTATACACTATATACAAATTTCGAACATTTTGCGACAAGTTGAAGAAGCGCCTAGTTCAGTAagttttacttgtttttaattttgaaaatatttattttaagtaatgtaaaaaaacaaatgcattaaccaaaaacaaattgtgTATAATTGCAAATTTTGGAATACAGATCAAATAAAAAGCgaagttcgaaaaattttataagtgaAAGTCTATAAATGAGATTGTAATAACAACAATGCAATGCATTTAGAAAATGTATGgtaatatttgatatttcaaCTGAAATTTAGGAGCGAGCAAGTAGCGTAAATAGAAGCATATGCCGAGAGTGTGTGGGTAATAAATTatctgcatatttatttatacataataacaattatacatgtatacatgcaacatacatatgtatatgtatatataatgtataagatAATTatgacaattaaatatatattatacaacaaTAACGTAAAACAACGGAAAGAGAAATGAAACGTATATATATAGAAGTGAATcttaacaaacaagaaaaaaccaataaattaaagaaatcgcgtaaaaacataaataaaaattgtaataaaaagaCAAACAAGGTTTTTTTATGTTCAATGTGGGATTGGAAACTGCTTGGTCGATTTTACTGTTGAGGGTTCAATTTCTAAAATCAATTTCACAGGTTAGAAGCTTGTATGGAGGTCTCCAAGGAAAttgcagaaaaataaataaaccaaacaATATTGTTGTGTTTTGGCAACTTTTAGTGAGGTGTCTGGCCCTCATAACTTCAAAACTTCCGTAAGGatgcatttgaaattttgaacgctctctctgtacatacatatgtatgtaatttactaggagtaattttcatatttttttaataatttttatgtcaTCTAACGAACTAacattgattttttcatttcggATGATAAACGACCACCGGTTCTACGTTACCGGGGTTGACACGTATTTTTTCCGGCCAAgcgctgttttttcggcgatctagccccgtttggatcggtgatttttatattaagcacCATACAACGCTCTTTTTTCGAGACACGTTCAAACAGTTGCTGcatcacatattttttaatatttctgcataAAAGGTTTGCATAACATGCTTCGAATGTCATACTTGAATGAAGCATTGgttttaataagaaattttcaCTGTGTTGTCACAAAACTTCACAAAAACTTGCAAATTTCTTGCACAAATTAACCCCACTTTTCTCAGCAGATTgaatttcattatttcaaaaTCACTTTTCATCACAGTATTACAGTTTAAAGctttcgattttatttcaatCTTATTGAATTCGCAAACATTacatcaattttgaattttcttagcAGTCTTACGCCAAGAGCATACCTTTGGCTACTTCTTTGGCTTTATCAGCGCCAGCCAATACCTCAGCCAGTTTTAAACCGAAATCAAAAGCTGTACCAGGACCACGGCTCGTAATTAAATTACCATCTTGCACAACTTTTTGATCGTCAACGTATctatacaatataataaaatttatgtaattactTATTTATGTCTTGATTTACATGTTGAAACAatgtgtacatacttgtatgtttcTACCAATTTGTCCTTAACCGACGGATATGAAGTCAAATTTTTGCCAGTGCCAATGCCATGTGCTAAGAGTGCTGTTGGTGCCGCACATATCGCCGCCACAATGCGTCCTGCCGCTTCTTGCTCCTTGAGCAGTGCACCAAGTTCGGCACTTTCAGACATTGCCTTAGCGCCACCAAGACCACCGGGTAAAACAATAGCATCGTAAAGGCCGCCCTTAGCTATATCAAGCGATGTGTCTGGTACAATGCATACATCGCGTGAGCATTGCACTGCATCAACACCAGCCAAGCCGGCAACGGTGACCTTAACCTTTATGTAGTTGTGTGTGTTGCTTGTGTTTAAAAATAACCCAATATATTACTTTATCGTGGTTTCACTTACCCCGGCGCGTCGCAAAACATCTGCGGCTATAACGAATTCCATCTCTTCGGAGCCGGGTGCTAATATAACCAATGCTGTTTTAGACATGTTGCAAGTAGTGCTGTAGCTGAGATTCCAATGAGTTTTACTCGAAAGTACAccgaatttagtttttgttgctgtactttttttgtttgcaaactgtgtacaaattttgtttagttcGCGATTATTAAATAATGACCTTCTCAAGGcgacaaacatttgtttttattaggtataaaatatttagaccAGTGTCAAATTGGCATAATCAACTGATTTTGGGATATTTTTATTAGACGTTGCCAGGTACAAATAATAAGCAGAAATGTTTATACAGAGAACGTTTCAGATATCGTAATTTTTCGCAGGGGTACTCGGCCAGAGAACGTAAAGTAAAGAGAacgtaaatataaacaaacaaaacgaaattcttcgttgggagtctcttcatattctctgcttCGGCATATATGCCTTGccatcatatgccgtaaattATATTTCTGTTCTTCATATTCTCGGATAAACGAATTGTAAACAATGTTAAAATTGTGAAGCTGCCTATGTATAAACGaatctatcaaatgttcgcaGTCGTGCATCTCTATTATAAACGttcttttagatatttttacGTTCCGCGCCGTGAACTttctctatgataaacgttctctgtcaTAATAAACGTTCTTTGTAGTTCTCTGTTAAAATTGTAGCTGCCGCAATATTGGCTACTGTTTAGCAACATTGTCTCTGAAACATGTTTATCAGCAATGCGATTTTTAGTTAAGGATGAAAGGCTTAGTTCCTGTAAAACAAGGCccatttgataatttttatatattgaaaaaatggtaTGTCATAGTATGAgatttgaagaatattttgtaaaaacggAGCTCCTCGGAAAGAGTAGAattgaattcaaaaaattaaaagaaagaaaaactcCTTTTAcccacatacttgtatacatgtatgtacctTTTTTATTCTGCCTAAATattcaacataacctcaaattagTTTACGTTTTTTAATCAATcgtttaatgaaattgatttctGTGAGATTTTTATGCGTATAGATATTGACATAATGGCATTTAAGTCTCATTAACTTTTTTTCCAGCACATTTTTCTTCTTATCAGTCTTTAAGACTTTCACGTTATTGGTCACCAACTGCATGTCTCTACAGCGTCTTGGATTAATGCGCCAAACGCCTTTGACACTTTGATTGATACAAAGATTGATTGATCGTTAGATGCAGCATTTGATATGCTGTAGGAAGTTAAACTATTATTTTCTAacaatttcaaagtttttactTGAAGTGGTTTCTTCAATGAAATGTTGGCAAAAGCGTGTGATAggataaataacaaaaaagtgtatCTTACCCTGAAGTCCATAAATAACCTTTGTTCAACCCTTAAACTCTGTTTTGAAAGAAAGATTGAACGCAAATTCGAATTTGCGATTGCCTTGTCACGTCTGCCACAGTTGGATTAGCTTAGGTTAGGTCCTGATTTAGCCAACATCGATAAATCTCACTTGCACAGATTTTCGTACTTTGTGTTACCCAAAAACTACTAAAACCTTTTTCCAtgcagttttgaaaaaaaggcATACGAAAGAATGTTTAGACGTTCTTCATGTAAACCTTTTGAACAATGTGCAGGCAGAACATTCATAATTGCGGAGAGATTGACTTTTCTAAGAGCCAGTTGCTCGGAAGAGTTCTCACGGTACATTCTGGGTCA comes from the Bactrocera neohumeralis isolate Rockhampton chromosome 2, APGP_CSIRO_Bneo_wtdbg2-racon-allhic-juicebox.fasta_v2, whole genome shotgun sequence genome and includes:
- the LOC126751453 gene encoding protein dj-1beta — translated: MFVALRRSLFNNRELNKICTQFANKKSTATKTKFGVLSSKTHWNLSYSTTCNMSKTALVILAPGSEEMEFVIAADVLRRAGVKVTVAGLAGVDAVQCSRDVCIVPDTSLDIAKGGLYDAIVLPGGLGGAKAMSESAELGALLKEQEAAGRIVAAICAAPTALLAHGIGTGKNLTSYPSVKDKLVETYKYVDDQKVVQDGNLITSRGPGTAFDFGLKLAEVLAGADKAKEVAKGMLLA